TGAAGGCCACATAACCCAGACTTGACCTGATTTTACCTCAAGTTTCAGTACTACCAACCAATTACTAACTTTAGACATTTGTTGTGGTTTGTATTGATACAAGTCTTAAAGTTGTCATCTTTAAACTGATTTTAGAGGAAGAGTCTGATAATCAAAGACCAAGGGCCTTTATCAGTTATATAGTGATATACTGCCTGGATCAAGTAGAAACTATTtcataaatacatgaatagagAAGTATCAAAGGGCTTcaatttttatgtatctgtttaaCCTAGCAATactacttctaagaatttatttcaagaaaacagTCATCGATGTACACAAGATTCAGTGAAGTGTTGTTTATAACTGTGAAAAGATGCATATAGTCAAAATGTCCAatagaggattaaataaattatggttcagccatacaacagaataataaatgaataaaaataaaagaccatgTAATGACCTGGGAAGGATGTTTACaatatattgttaagtgaaaaaagcaggtTACAAAACAGTATGCAAGTATGagcccatttttataaaaatatacatatttagcaAAGTAAAAGGACTAATGatatttaccaaaatattaacattggTTATTTCAGCATAGTAGGATGATAGTTGATTTTGCTTAatgcccctcctttttttgccTATTTGAATTTTCTGTAATGAAGATTATCTTTTACATGGGAGGGTAGTGAGGGAGTTCTTAACCTCAGATTAGTCCAGATGTGCCCCCAAAGGCGCCTTCTGGCAAAGTAAGTATTTCTGTTCAGCCTGTATCTGTGAAATTGCTTCTATCTTATAAATTTGAGTGTCCTTCCAAGATGACTGACATTCAAACTGCCTTTTAGGCAAACTGTACAGTAGCAATTgttgatattaaaacaaaacagttcaATTACcaacaaaaaggaggaaatgcaaatcctcactttaaaaaaggaacaactcGAGCACATACTACTAAATTATACAAAGTCAAACTGTCTTAAGTTTAGTTTATTGCAGAGATCGAGACGGTGGCGCACTCGGAGCTGGGGCTTCTGTTTCACAGCGTCCGTCTGTCCGTCCGCCCGCCATCCGTCCGCAGCACTCACTCTTCTTCACTGCATTCACTCACCCATGCGGAAAAAGGTCTGTGGACACGTGAGGATGTCTAACGCTTCCTGGTTCCCAGAGTGTAACAGGAAACTtgacatttcaattaaaaaggtaaaatgaggACATTTACCATCAGACTATAAAATTCCTCTTCTGGAAGAGGATACTCTAGTATTTGAAGAGATGCTTtggaaaaatcatataaaaatgaaagggGCACCATTTCAAGAGCACTAGGACTACATTAAACTTAAATGAATCCCAACATTCATAATAATGTAGCTCAAAAACAAATCTAGTCCTAACAAAAGCTCCAATAAACTAAAACTATCTTAACAGGCACAATGAACAGTGTAAACACTGTTAAAGGGCACCAAGTTTAATAGGGCAGACAATATTTGCTTCTGCATTCACACTTAATTTTTCAAttacattttgtaaaaaatgGTGCTGCTTAAGCTATGAATGttttacaaaaaattaattttaataaatatggcaAATGCTAAAAATCTAGCTAGGTTACCATGCAAGATATTATATAACCAAGACAAACTCAAATTTATAATAAAGGCAACTTGCATTCAAAATGAACTCTAcccttatattttattaaaagggCAAACATCATGAATTAACCCAGCTGCTTACTTGAATTACAAAAGTAACATGATtcaatatgaaaataagaaactGTCTACAAATCTCTGACAGTAATAAATTGCAATATACAATGCATACAGGAGTCATACAGAGCGACAAACTCTcgtacaaaacaaaaatattttaatacctttaaaatccaaatttttctttaaaatcattcaTGAAAAAGATTCTCAAGTCAGAATTAACACCTCAATTAGTCAAGCATCAGGAAGCTACATTACAGCTATTTAATATACAAAGAGACATCTTCCCCCAGTCATTTCCTTCTAATGTCTCTGGTTCCGGAATCGTACAGACTCACTTCTCTCCACTCCCATTCCACCATTTCTTCAGATCATGAAAACTGAATTTGCTGAACACCAGAAATCTaagattagaaaatttaaattgagcaggattttaaaaataattttcaaataacatgttataagcatttaaagaataaaaataggagaggcgcctgggtggctcagtcggttaagtgtccgacttcagctcaggtcatgatctcgcgtctgtgagttcgagctccgtatcgggctctgtgctgatagctcagagcctggagcctgtttcagattctctgtctccctctctctctgaccctcccccgttcatgctctatctctgtctcaaaaataaaaataaataaacgttaaaaaaaaataaaaaaaaaaaaagaataaaaatcggcaatgaaaaagaaacctaCTTCCCACTCTCAAATCATTCTCTCTACACAAGGGAGCtactttaataatttcttaatgcATCTCTCTAGAAATCTATGCAGATAcgaatatgtgtgtacatatttaaTTAGTAAGAGAATACACAATTATATACTTTGAGAAAGCAATTTTTTAACAACTTTCTTTATCAGGTCCTTAATAATAACAACACAATTGATCCTTGAATAACACAAGGGTTAGGTGAGCCAACctctgcacagttgaaaatcttcATGTAACTTCTGACCGCCCCCAAAATTTAACAGCCTGTCGACCagagccttactgataacataaaatCAATTAACACATACTTTATGTTTACATGTACTATATGCTATAGTCTTACAACaaaatcagagaaaagcaaatgttattaagaaaattacaagaaaaacacatttatagtactgtaaaaaaatccacatataagtggactggtgtaggggtgtctgggtggctcagttggttaaatgtccgactcttgattttggctcaggtcatgatctcacagttcatgagttcgagccctgtgttggcctctgtgctgacagtgcagagcctgcttgagattctctcccccctgcttatatgctgtctctatctctatctcaaaaaataaataaataaacataataaataattaagcggaccagtgcagttcaaacccgtgttgttcaagggtcaactgtaatgtGCTGAAATTAACTACCTGCGATAAAAATCAATGGGTACAATCAATtttttacaataatttaaaatacaaagaaggtTGTATTTTACCTGTTGATATGACGTTGTATAAACCATAACATTCTGTTGTTGACCATCTGCAGTTATTAAGCCAGCTGGTAACTGGTTAGCTGGAAGATAAAgttaaagcaggaaaagaattACATCTACTCTCTCGATCTGAACCTTAGGTCATGCCATTAATGTCTCATTACAATTCTGCCACTAATCAGTGTCATCTTGGACAAAATCATAAACCCCCACATttagcattttagaaaaaaaaaactccctaaaaagtacatttttcctATTGCAGTTTtcaattttctgaattttcatttctccaaaatGTACTttgagctggggcgcctgggtggctcagtcggttaagtatccgactcttgattttggctccggtcatgatcttgcagtttgtgagtttgagccctgcgctgggctctggactggcagtgtggaacctgctggggattctttctccctttctttctgcccctccctcctctctcaaaataaataaactaaaaataaagtaaaattaaatgcaCTTGAGCTAACTGCCCATGTGTACAAATCTGCAGAGAGACTGGATGGAGTTTCTAATTCATTAAGTAGATCTACACCATAGGCCTGGCTGGGAGCCACACTTCCATAACTAAGCAGTATATATTTTAcgtatgagaaaaagaaaatatatgtgtatgaatTTTATATGAGACACAGAGTCACCATAGACCTCTTATTTCACCCATATGACAATATTCAGGGttttttctccagattttttattttttttaattttctttttttaatgctcatttatttttgagagagaaagacagagcgttaagtgggggaggggcagagagagagggagacacagaatctgaaggaggctccaggctctgagctgtcggcacagagccagacgcagggattgaactcaaggaacgcaagatcatgaccttagccgaaatcttggatgcttaaccgactaagccacccaggtgcccccacaaattttttattttaaagtaatgtgtacacccaacatggggctcaaactcacaacccgaagattaagagttgcacggTCCACTGATtaacccagccaggtgcccctattcaaatttttttcaaaaaagccatcagttcaaatttatttaaatcacaGATTTTATATTACAAACTACAATTCTCAATATTCCTATCTCATGTGAAATCTTAAAGCAAAAACTAGGGGCTACTGAAATCAGAACTATGGGTGAAAGGTTATAATGTCGGCAGAATTTCAGTCTCGATACTTATCCCTCACTGACTTCAACTATAAGGGCATGAACTAAAGAAGTGCTATGTCAGAATACTCAGGGCTGATGGTCCAAAAGTACCCCCACATTTAGTATTAGTCACTGCTAACAAACTATGTGCCTTATAAGAACACATTCAGTTGCATAAACGTATCATAACACTGCTTACTAAATGCCTCCTCTGTAAGTTCTTCACTTAATCCATCTGTAGTTGTGACTGCTCCACcaattcctttctctcctttcatagCCTGGGGAAGGACAAATCAAAAAAGTCATCACTGGCATTCAAAAGACACTGTTTTCTAGATGAGAATGCTTGTTTCCTAAAATTAGGAGTTTCTATTATTACAAACACTGCACAGAGTATTAACACTTCTGGTTAATTACATACAAAGAGGCCCTTCAAAATGCTAACTTTTTATATAAGCAGTAATCATCACAAGGCAGCGTTAGTAATGACctagaaaatctaaaatatttacggataaaaataaaatcattctaatTCCACACTgcatcaaaaggaaaatagaagtcTATTTACAGATGAAGTAGTCTGTTGAAAAGCACTATAAATATTCAGCCCATAAATCTACTATAAATGATCCAAGTTATCATTtaactatatacatataaagcTCTCAGCCAACCGGACAGTACAGCACTATAATAGCAAGTTTAAAGTTTCAAATTCCTAAATCAAGATTATAGTTTGTACCATAGAGCTCTAAGTTTCCATCCACTTCTAAGGTTCTATGATGCAGAAGATTTGGAAAAGTACTGTGAAGAATTTAACACATTCTCTTCCTACTTTAATCACTCAATGCTAAGTCACTAATTTAATGGGGTTCTAACATTAAAGCTATTAAGGAAGTATTTTGAAAGCAATGTGAATCTGACACCCGAGTGGTAGTGTGGAAATAAATACGCTGATCTCAATTTATTTCCACAAAATTCGTACCACGGGCAAAGATAAACCCAGTAAGAAATGCGGAAGAATTTAATCAATAAAAAAGGATAGTTATAATTCCGTTTTTCTTATCTGCAAGGCCTCAAGCTTTGAGACGCTCCCTCTTTTAAATTAATCATAATAACAGCGTGTTACCATTGAGTGCTCACGATCAGCCAAGCTAAGTGCTATACGTGGACTATTTTGACTTAGTTCTCTCAgtaactctgtgaggtaggtgctattactCACGTCACTTTACAGACCAGGAAACCAAGGCCTAACCTATTGAAATAATCTGCGCAGGATCCCAGAGGTTACAGGTGGTGGAGCTTGGAACCAGCCTCCGGGTGGCCGGAATCCAGAGTCCGTGCTCTTAATCATTACATAACTATGATGTCATTAgtaataaagggaaaaagaaaggacttACTATTTAAATACAGTAATAGAAGTGACCATATACTTCTTCTGATgaatgatacatttaaaaagttaaagtaaaTCGTATATCTTAGTTTCTTAAAAGCATAATGGAAGACAGTTTATTTACCTCTCTGAATTTCTGAAGGTATAATTTTAGAGGTTCTACATAACTGTCGAAGCCTAAGGTAGACATGGCAAAGAGAATATCTTCTCCGTTGATTGTCTTCCGTTTCTCCTGATGGCATCTTTCACTTGCTTCAGATGTTATAAAGCTGATGAACTCACTCACACATTCCTGAACACATTCTTTGGCATCTTTTGCAAtctgaagagaaaaatcacaggTAAATCTGCAGGGAATGTAACCACCCCCTTCCTAACAACCTGCAGAAATAAAAGGCTATTCAGAAGACTATAAATTTCAGTTTATGGCTGTTAACATTTAATCTCTGAAATATATGCTAATAACGTTGACAAATTGTGTGCTATCAAAATTCCAACCTTTGGAATGAGAACAAAAACTCGAATACAAGTGAGAGAAGCCTTGACAACTATTCACAGGAAACAGATACAATTTAGGCATAGAAGCAACCACTGGCTGTCCTTACCATCCCATAAAGACGAACACTTACTaagcaggtgccccaagaaaatcaGTCTCCTGTGTATATAGTGTACTGCGGGGCTACACTTAGGGGTCGCTTCTCTGCCCTAGCATTTCTGCAAATAAGGacactggaaaattttaaaaagacaaaacactgaATTCACATAAGGCTTACAATAGTGACATTTGGCGACATTTTTACTACTGAAGATCCAGAGTGTCAGGTACAGGCTTTGAGTTTATTAAAAAGCCcaccatggggcgcctgagtggcgtagtcggttaagcgtccgacttcagccaggtcacgatctcgcggtccgggagttcgagccccgtcaggctctgggctgatggctcagagcctggagcctgtttccgattctgtgtctccctctctctctgcccctcccccgttcatgctctgtctctctctgtcccaaaaataaataaacgttgaaaaaaaaaaattaaaaaaaaaaaaaagcccaccaaAAAGGGGCACACCAGCTACCTCATTATAAAAGCGAGAATTCTTTTAAGGGTGTGGGGTTTCAAAGTAAAGCTAATGAATTAAATCGTACAATTCCAAGTCACTTCTAACAGGAGTAACAAAAATCCTTGCTGAAACATACTGTTTCCTATCTCCATGCCTATTTTATATCCCGGAGAAAAGCAAACAAGAGCTGCATAAATGCAGTCAGGCAAGATACTATAATGCAAGCTGTATACATAACTTTAGGTTTTCTAGTAGCTAGGTTTAAAAAcacaggtgaggggcgcctgagtgggtcagtcagttaaatgtccgactttggctcatgtcgtgatctcgcagttcgtgggttcgagccccacgtggggctctgtgctgacagctcagagcctggagcccgcttcagattctgtgtttccctctctctgtcccttccccacttgtgctctgtgtctctctctctctctcaaaagtatatatatattaaaaaaaaatttttaaatacaaataacacaggtgaaatgaattttgagattttatttaacctaacaAATCCAAGTTATTATCTAACATTTAAACACAGcatccattttaaaatgggagagattttcattcttcttttcataCAAAACCTTCACAATGTGAAGtatgttttacatttacagcACATCTTAATTcagaccagccacatttcaagtgctcaataaccGTACGTGGCCGGTGGCTGAGGCATGCAGCCTTAACCTATTTCAACAACAATCAGCAGCTCTGATTTATTTCCCCTTAAAATATAAGGAGGACCTCTCACATTGGAACTTCTAGGCTTAGcaatgcatatttttaagtttatttatttgagaaagagcgtgcgagcaggggaagggtagagagagagggagagagagaatcccaagtgggctccatgctgtcagcgcacagcccaaggcagggctcaaactcacaaaccatgagatcatgacgggagccaaaatcaggagtcacatgctcaaccgaatgagccacccagggacccccttAGTGATGTATTTTAATAATCTATTTATTTGTGATCTTTATTACTTTCACAAGTACTTTATAAGCTGCAGTGAGAAAGAAAGTTTATTgcgttatatataatataaaaagtgTGGATTTTAATTCAGACCAAGTGATGAGTAGAGTGACAATGAGTGTTTTTAAGTTGTTCTAAATAACAGTCTATATGATTGTTTGTCTCAAGACAGAACTACTTAAAACAGAATCCTGCCTGTTAACTTCAAAAGTGTGTTAGTATTTATGACTGTACAAAAATAGCTGCTTCCAAATATAAGGATTTTTCTGTATCAGTCCAAAATGACccaatttgggggcacctggctggcttagttggtggagcatgcgactcttgatctcgaggttgttgagtttgagctgggtgtagagattccttaaaaataaaatcttaaaaaaaaaaaaaagacccaatttTGCTGCAACATTATAGAAGTTACAACTCCATCTGCCCAaacctgatattttatttttttgatttttttttaagatatgaaatttattgtcaaattggtttccatacaacactcccagtgctcatcccaaaagataccctcttcaatgcccatcacctaccctcctctccctcccacccccccgtcaaccctcagtttgttctcagtttttaagagtctcttatgctttggctctctcccactctaacctcttttttttttttccttcccgtcccccatgggtttctgttaagtttctcaagatccacataagagtgaaaacatacggtatctgtctttctctgtatggcttatttcacttagcatcacactctccggtttcatccatgttgctacaaagggccatatttcattctttctcattgccaagtagtactccattgtgtatataaaccacaatttctttatccattcatcagttgatggacatttaggctctttccacaatttggctattgttgagagtgctgctataaacattggggtacaagtgcccctatgcatcagtactcctgtatcccttgggtaaattcccagcagtgctactgctgggtcatagggtaggtctatttttaattttttgaggaacctccacactgttttccagagcggctgcaccagtttgcaatcccaccaacagtgcaagagggttcccgtttctccacatcctctccagcatctatagtctcctgatttgttcattttggcaaacctgatattttaaaaagattcttaatTCTACTTTATCTGcttcaagtgggggagggggaagcaccGGGGGCTGCGGGAACTGAAAATGGAATACTGTCCAGTAACTAAGGGTGTAgaactgaaagagagaaagagagactaaaGGACTGAAAACAATAGCTGACTATATACAGAAactgtatatacatattcatGCAGTTTacattcccctctcccctggaAAAAGCAAGCTGGGTAAAATGTCTCCCCTGCATTACCTTTCCCGTTTGAGGTATGGCGTTTTTCATTATCCTTGCTACGTTTGCAATTGGAAGATATATATCCTGTTCTCTGAAACTTTCTTTTGAACCATTTGTGTCTTCATGGTCATTCATGCTGTCCTCcgtatctaaaaaaataaaaataactcagtTTTAACATTTCTCACAACCTTTACTTCGTCGTAGAGAAGACTACCTGAAACAATCTAAGTTCAGAACATCCTGGTTCATTTCCTAGGCATTTTTAGGGAGGAGGGTAGCAGTTCTTTTCACGGTTTTCTCATAGCCATAAACAAACCCACTCCTTAATTTCCAACCCACTGCCTCAAACACTTTTGTCCTCAGATCTGCCTACTAAAACCTCACCTATCCATTCTCCAAAAAGCTCAGAAACATCTCCACAGCACCTTCAGAAGTGATCTCTCCTTTCACAAAAATATCACAGGATTGCTCTGTGTTTTTTCTGacacattttagaattctttttatttctcatccTCCCTATTGGATGTGTGCTACCAGAGGCCAGGGATCAGCTTTGTGTACTTCCTAGACCTTGGTATAGCATCTTCCATAGAAGGGgtactcagaaatatttattacataactTAGCTGGAAAACTTACAGACTATGACTAAGGGTTCCTTTCATATTGCTAGATTAGGAggttatttatatgtttatccaAAGCCAAGTTTATACAGAATGGAAAAGTGGCCTTGAATATTACTGACCCAATTAGATTGATACTAAGTTTTTGAACAAAGCTATTGCACCGATCCAGCGATCTTACAAAAAGCGAATTCTCAAATTGTATAGATTTAGATATAACTGAAGCTTTCACAATACCAGTAATATCCTTTTATGACTAAATGCAGTATCTTGTAAGTAAACTTCCCACTATTTatgtgtattaaaaaagaaaggcacttAAGCTGATTCAAGTTACATTTTTATGTGTGTCTGTCTTAGGATGAGGTAACTTCTCACCCACCCCCAACTGCcttctaaaaaaatatatcttagtGTTTTTTAATCTTACACATCAGAATGCCACAAAGTAAATTATTTCTCACAGGCCGACATGACACTGCCATCCTAACAGCTGACACAGATCAaacttaatgaaaaacaaaaataagtctGTTCGTAAGTACTAGAAATGTAATAGCTAGCAACTCACCCTCTAAAGAATTTTTTACTGTATCAACTGAAAAAGAATGTGCCATACTCAGTACTTAAGTAGGACATcagtaacaaatttttaaagaaacggTACCAGTTTTTAAAAGGCATACTTTATTTATAGAATTCTTTTCTAGAACTCATCATTCTTTTGAAGactatttctaataaaaaaagcATGATACATCTTCTTAGACCATCAATGACCTTTGACACAAGATTGCTAATTTTCCCGTAAAGACCCAAGTAACCTAGAATGTGACGGTAATATGATTTCCACTAAGTTACTTCTGCCAGTCAGTGTTTTACTCGTAGCTTTCCTACCATCGTGGGGCTGTATCACATAGTGGCTTCCTCCGATGTAGTCCGCAGAGATGCCTAGCTGAGAAGCGTCTGTTGTAGCACTGTCGCCATCCATCTATGAGGAGAAAAAGGTTTGCAATACCCTTCAGTAAAACTTGTATTAAAAAAGCATACTAGATTCAATCCTCATAAGCTGTCAcagggtggctcaattagttttCAAGGCCTTAAGcttactaaaagaaaacatttatatttcttgaTTTGGAAACCTTTGGATAATTTCCCAATGATTCAAAATCCCCCTATCCACCCTCCATAAGTGATAAGCACAAGACCAACGGAGAAACAAAACGAGGAAATGAATCTAAAACACACAGCTCTTTCTTCTCAATTCCATAAGCCTCACGTATAGTGCAGACAACCCCGACTTAGAACCTAGCTTATCCCTGGAATGAAAAGCAAAGCCAAAACCAGCTCAGCAGTCACCTACAAGCACCCGTGTCCATCACTTTGCGCTCTCCTGCTACAGTGAAGCCTGTTATCCCTACGCAAACCCTCTTGCGCCTGCCGCAAA
The Lynx canadensis isolate LIC74 chromosome B4, mLynCan4.pri.v2, whole genome shotgun sequence DNA segment above includes these coding regions:
- the NFYB gene encoding nuclear transcription factor Y subunit beta; this translates as MDGDSATTDASQLGISADYIGGSHYVIQPHDDTEDSMNDHEDTNGSKESFREQDIYLPIANVARIMKNAIPQTGKIAKDAKECVQECVSEFISFITSEASERCHQEKRKTINGEDILFAMSTLGFDSYVEPLKLYLQKFREAMKGEKGIGGAVTTTDGLSEELTEEAFTNQLPAGLITADGQQQNVMVYTTSYQQISGVQQIQFS